A DNA window from Kitasatospora atroaurantiaca contains the following coding sequences:
- a CDS encoding GNAT family N-acetyltransferase: MSEMKIRNASLDEIPALLAFWARAAEGTSITDDQDGVARLITRDPEALLVAERAGAVVGTVIAGHDGWRCHLYRLAVDPDQRRQGIGAALLAAAEARFAALGGRRADAMVLDHNELGQHAWQAAGYAAEPQWSRWVKPLK, encoded by the coding sequence ATGAGCGAGATGAAGATCCGTAACGCGTCCCTCGACGAGATCCCCGCGCTGCTCGCCTTCTGGGCCAGGGCGGCGGAGGGCACCAGCATCACCGACGACCAGGACGGCGTGGCGCGGCTGATCACCCGCGACCCCGAGGCGCTGCTGGTGGCCGAGCGTGCGGGCGCCGTCGTGGGCACCGTCATTGCCGGGCACGACGGCTGGCGCTGCCATCTCTACCGCCTCGCGGTCGACCCCGACCAGCGGCGTCAGGGCATCGGCGCGGCCCTGCTGGCCGCGGCCGAGGCGAGGTTCGCCGCCCTCGGCGGACGGCGGGCCGATGCGATGGTCCTCGACCACAACGAACTCGGTCAGCACGCCTGGCAGGCGGCCGGCTATGCGGCCGAGCCGCAGTGGAGCCGCTGGGTCAAGCCCCTGAAGTGA
- the bioD gene encoding dethiobiotin synthase, which translates to MTVLFVTGTGTEVGKTVVTAAVAALAGPRVAVLKPGQTGVTPGEPGDAAEVTRLAGPVTAVELARYPEPLAPDTAARRSGLPPVGPKQVAEAVAELAQRHDLVLVEGAGGLLVRYDDEGHTLADMALATADLGLPVQVLLVASAGLGTLNTTALSAEALRARGLELRGVVVGSWPAEPDLASRCNLADLPSVAGAPLLGVLPQGAAAEGGAPFLSLARAGLAPALGGGWDAADFTAAQQASRPAEGALTSGA; encoded by the coding sequence ATGACCGTCCTCTTCGTCACCGGCACCGGCACCGAGGTCGGCAAGACCGTGGTGACGGCGGCCGTCGCCGCGCTGGCGGGCCCTCGGGTCGCCGTACTGAAGCCCGGCCAGACCGGGGTGACGCCCGGCGAGCCCGGCGACGCCGCCGAGGTCACCCGGCTGGCGGGCCCGGTGACCGCCGTCGAGCTGGCGCGCTACCCCGAGCCGCTGGCCCCCGACACCGCCGCCCGGCGGTCGGGGCTGCCGCCCGTCGGGCCGAAGCAGGTGGCCGAGGCCGTGGCCGAGCTGGCGCAGCGCCACGACCTGGTCCTCGTCGAGGGCGCGGGCGGGCTGCTCGTCCGCTACGACGACGAGGGGCACACTCTCGCCGACATGGCTCTTGCCACGGCCGACCTGGGCCTGCCGGTCCAGGTGCTGCTCGTGGCCTCGGCCGGGCTCGGCACCCTCAACACCACCGCGCTGTCCGCCGAGGCGCTCCGCGCGCGCGGACTGGAGCTGCGCGGCGTGGTGGTCGGCTCCTGGCCGGCCGAACCCGACCTGGCCTCCCGCTGCAACCTCGCCGACCTCCCCTCGGTCGCGGGCGCCCCGCTGCTGGGCGTCCTGCCGCAGGGCGCGGCCGCCGAGGGCGGAGCGCCGTTCCTCTCCCTGGCCCGCGCGGGACTGGCTCCCGCGCTGGGCGGCGGGTGGGACGCGGCCGACTTCACCGCCGCGCAGCAGGCGTCCCGTCCCGCCGAGGGAGCGCTCACTTCAGGGGCTTGA
- a CDS encoding adenosylmethionine--8-amino-7-oxononanoate transaminase, protein MPQLSPQSLLDLDRAHVWHPYGPMPGTATPYVVESASGVRLRLASEASGHRELIDGMSSWWAAIHGYGHPVLDEAVRDQLGRMSHVMFGGLTHEPAVRLAAKLVEITPEPLRHVFLADSGSVSVEVAMKMCLQYWQSVGRPQKRRLLTWRGGYHGDTFHPMSVCDPEGGMHHLWGGVLPRQVFAGEPPAGFDADVDPAYAASLADLIEQHADELAAVIVEPVVQGAGGMRFHSPGYLRLLRELCDQHGVLLVFDEIATGFGRTGELFAADHAGVSPDVMCLGKALTGGYLTMAATLCTSEVADGISRGEVPVLAHGPTFMGNPLAAAVANASIELLLGQDWQVEVKRIESGLRAGLSGAVGAPGVADVRVLGAIGVVQLDHPVDLRAATEAAAREGVWLRPFRDMVYTMPPYVTGDEDLALIGAAVTAAAAAG, encoded by the coding sequence GTGCCGCAGCTCTCTCCGCAGTCCCTGCTCGACCTCGACCGGGCGCACGTCTGGCACCCGTACGGGCCGATGCCCGGCACCGCCACGCCGTACGTGGTGGAGTCCGCCTCAGGCGTCCGCCTGCGGCTCGCCTCGGAGGCCTCCGGCCACCGCGAGCTGATCGACGGGATGTCCTCCTGGTGGGCGGCCATCCACGGATACGGACACCCCGTCCTGGACGAGGCGGTCCGCGACCAGCTGGGGCGGATGAGCCATGTGATGTTCGGCGGGCTCACCCACGAGCCCGCCGTCCGGCTGGCCGCCAAGCTGGTCGAGATCACCCCGGAGCCGCTGCGGCACGTCTTCCTGGCCGACTCGGGCTCGGTGTCCGTCGAGGTCGCGATGAAGATGTGCCTCCAGTACTGGCAGTCGGTGGGCCGGCCGCAGAAGCGGCGGCTGCTCACCTGGCGCGGCGGCTACCACGGCGACACCTTCCACCCCATGTCGGTCTGCGACCCCGAGGGCGGGATGCACCACCTGTGGGGCGGGGTGCTGCCGCGCCAGGTCTTCGCGGGCGAGCCGCCTGCGGGCTTCGACGCGGACGTGGACCCGGCGTACGCGGCCTCGCTCGCCGACCTGATCGAGCAGCACGCGGACGAGCTGGCGGCCGTCATCGTCGAGCCGGTGGTGCAGGGCGCGGGCGGGATGCGCTTCCACTCCCCCGGTTACCTGCGGCTGCTGCGCGAGCTGTGCGACCAGCACGGCGTCCTGCTGGTCTTCGACGAGATCGCCACCGGCTTCGGGCGCACGGGCGAGCTCTTCGCGGCCGACCACGCCGGGGTCTCGCCCGACGTGATGTGCCTGGGCAAGGCGCTGACCGGCGGATATCTGACCATGGCCGCCACGCTGTGCACGAGCGAGGTGGCGGACGGCATCAGCCGGGGCGAGGTGCCGGTGCTGGCGCACGGCCCGACCTTCATGGGCAACCCGCTCGCCGCTGCCGTCGCCAACGCCTCGATCGAGCTGCTCCTCGGCCAGGACTGGCAGGTCGAGGTCAAGCGCATCGAGTCCGGCCTGCGGGCGGGCCTGTCGGGCGCGGTCGGCGCCCCGGGCGTCGCGGACGTCCGGGTGCTCGGCGCGATCGGGGTCGTCCAGCTGGACCACCCGGTGGACCTACGGGCCGCGACCGAGGCCGCCGCCCGCGAGGGCGTCTGGCTGCGGCCGTTCCGGGACATGGTGTACACGATGCCGCCGTACGTGACGGGCGACGAGGACCTGGCCCTGATCGGGGCGGCCGTGACGGCGGCGGCGGCGGCCGGATGA
- the bioB gene encoding biotin synthase BioB — MDLLDTLTAKGLRRELPTREEALAVLATTDDELLDVVAAAGRVRRQWFGRRVKLNYLVNLKSGLCPEDCSYCSQRLGSKAEILKYTWLKPEQAAEAAAAGLAGGAKRVCLVASGRGPTDRDIDRVADTIAAIKGANEQVEVCACLGLLSDNQAERLKAAGADAYNHNLNTSESTYGDITSTHTYADRVDTVNKAHGAGLSACSGLIAGMGESDEDLVDVVFALRELDSDSVPVNFLIPFEGTPLAKEWNLTPQRCLRILAMVRFVCPDVEVRIAGGREVHLRSMQPLGLHIANSIFLGDYLTSEGQAGQADLEMIADAGFEVEGAGQVTLPQHRSEVSAAADSCGTGGGGCGPCGGAAAPEAEPVAADEVRSDLVKVRRRGAGTELAPNA; from the coding sequence ATGGATCTGCTCGACACCCTCACCGCCAAGGGCTTGCGCCGGGAACTCCCCACCCGCGAGGAGGCGCTCGCCGTACTCGCCACCACCGATGACGAGTTGCTTGACGTGGTCGCGGCCGCCGGCCGGGTGCGCCGGCAATGGTTCGGCCGCCGGGTCAAGCTCAACTACCTGGTGAACCTCAAGAGCGGGCTCTGCCCGGAGGACTGCTCGTACTGTTCGCAGCGGCTGGGGTCCAAGGCCGAGATCCTGAAGTACACCTGGCTGAAGCCGGAGCAGGCCGCCGAGGCCGCCGCCGCCGGGCTCGCCGGTGGCGCGAAGCGGGTCTGCCTGGTGGCCAGCGGGCGTGGCCCGACGGACCGTGACATCGACCGGGTCGCCGACACCATCGCCGCGATCAAGGGCGCCAACGAGCAGGTCGAGGTCTGCGCCTGCCTGGGTCTGCTCTCCGACAACCAGGCCGAGCGGCTGAAGGCGGCCGGCGCGGACGCGTACAACCACAACCTCAACACCTCCGAGAGCACGTACGGCGACATCACCTCGACCCACACCTACGCGGACCGGGTCGACACCGTCAACAAGGCGCACGGCGCCGGCCTCTCCGCCTGCTCGGGCCTGATCGCCGGCATGGGCGAGAGCGACGAGGACCTGGTGGACGTGGTCTTCGCGCTGCGCGAGCTGGACTCGGACTCGGTGCCGGTCAACTTCCTGATCCCCTTCGAGGGCACGCCGCTGGCCAAGGAGTGGAACCTCACCCCGCAGCGCTGCCTGCGCATCCTGGCGATGGTCCGCTTCGTCTGCCCCGACGTCGAGGTCCGGATCGCCGGCGGGCGCGAGGTGCACCTGCGCTCCATGCAGCCGCTGGGCCTGCACATCGCCAACTCGATCTTCCTCGGCGACTACCTCACCAGCGAGGGCCAGGCCGGCCAGGCCGACCTCGAGATGATCGCGGACGCCGGCTTCGAGGTGGAGGGCGCGGGTCAGGTGACGCTGCCTCAGCACCGCTCCGAGGTCTCCGCCGCCGCCGACTCGTGCGGGACGGGCGGGGGCGGCTGCGGTCCGTGCGGCGGCGCTGCGGCACCGGAGGCCGAGCCTGTGGCCGCCGACGAGGTCCGCAGTGACCTGGTGAAGGTCCGTCGCCGCGGCGCGGGCACCGAGCTGGCGCCGAACGCCTGA
- a CDS encoding DEAD/DEAH box helicase, producing the protein MPKPATPDALYETFAEWAQERGITLYPAQEEALIELVSGNNVILATPTGSGKSLVAAGAHFAALAEGKRTFYTAPIKALVSEKFFDLCKIFGTEQVGMMTGDASVNPTAPIICCTAEVLANIALRDGAQADIGQVVMDEFHFYAEPDRGWAWQIPLLELPHVQFLLMSATLGDVRRFEEDLTRRTDRPTSVVRSATRPVPLYYEYRRTTMHDTLEELLKTGQAPVYVVHFTQKEAVERAQSLMSINMCSKAEKDAIADLIGNFRFTTKFGRNLSRYVRHGIGVHHAGMLPKYRRLVERLAQAGLLKVICGTDTLGVGVNVPIRTVLFTALSKYDGIRVRTLRAREFHQIAGRAGRAGFDTVGQVVAQAPEHVIENEKAVAKAGDDPKKKRKVVRKKAPEGFVGWTEEGFEKLIAADPEPLVSRFNVSHAMLLSVIGRPGNAFEAMRKLLTDNHEERSAQRRHIRSAIAIYRSLVAGGVVERLPEPDAEGRIVRLTVDLQENFALNQPLSMFALAAFELLDPASPSYAMDVVSVVEATLDDPRQILASQQNKARGEAIGEMKRDGIEYEERMERLQEITYPKPLEELLNHAYDVYRRAHPWIGDHPLQPKSVVRDLYERAMTFTDYVGHYELARTEGIVLRYLAGAYKALEQTVPEDIKTDDLKDVIAWLGELVRQVDSSLLDEWEQLANPTDPQTPEVTLDDRPAPVTANERAFRVLVRNEMFRRVELCALEHYDELGELDSEYGWDADRWADAMDEYWEEHDDLGTGPDARGPKMLMIEQDEDSWRVRQIFDDPAGDHDWGISAEVDLHGSDEEGRAVLRVTAVDRLGG; encoded by the coding sequence ATGCCGAAGCCCGCCACCCCCGATGCGCTGTACGAGACCTTCGCCGAGTGGGCGCAGGAGCGCGGCATCACGCTGTACCCCGCCCAGGAGGAGGCGCTGATCGAGCTGGTCTCGGGCAACAACGTCATCCTCGCCACGCCGACCGGCTCCGGGAAGAGCCTGGTCGCGGCCGGTGCGCACTTCGCCGCGCTGGCCGAGGGCAAGCGCACCTTCTACACCGCGCCGATCAAGGCCCTGGTCTCGGAGAAGTTCTTCGACCTGTGCAAGATCTTCGGCACCGAGCAGGTCGGCATGATGACCGGCGACGCCAGCGTCAACCCGACCGCGCCGATCATCTGCTGCACCGCCGAGGTGCTCGCCAACATCGCCCTGCGCGACGGCGCCCAGGCCGACATCGGCCAGGTCGTCATGGACGAGTTCCACTTCTACGCCGAGCCGGACCGCGGCTGGGCCTGGCAGATCCCGCTCCTGGAGCTGCCGCACGTGCAGTTCCTGCTGATGTCGGCCACCCTCGGCGACGTCCGCCGCTTCGAGGAGGACCTGACCCGGCGCACCGACCGGCCCACCAGCGTGGTCCGCTCGGCCACCCGCCCGGTGCCGCTGTACTACGAGTACCGGCGCACCACCATGCACGACACCCTGGAGGAGCTGCTGAAGACCGGTCAGGCGCCGGTCTACGTGGTGCACTTCACCCAGAAGGAGGCGGTGGAGCGGGCGCAGTCGCTGATGAGCATCAACATGTGCTCGAAGGCGGAGAAGGACGCCATCGCCGACCTGATCGGCAACTTCCGCTTCACCACCAAGTTCGGCCGCAACCTCTCCCGCTACGTCCGGCACGGCATCGGCGTGCACCACGCGGGCATGCTGCCCAAGTACCGCCGCCTGGTCGAGCGGCTGGCGCAGGCGGGTCTGCTCAAGGTCATCTGCGGCACGGACACCCTGGGCGTCGGCGTCAACGTGCCGATCCGCACGGTGCTCTTCACCGCGCTGTCCAAGTACGACGGCATCCGGGTGCGCACCCTGCGGGCCCGCGAGTTCCACCAGATCGCCGGCCGCGCGGGCCGGGCCGGCTTCGACACCGTCGGCCAGGTGGTCGCCCAGGCGCCCGAACACGTCATCGAGAACGAGAAGGCCGTCGCCAAGGCGGGCGACGACCCCAAGAAGAAGCGCAAGGTGGTCCGGAAGAAGGCGCCGGAAGGTTTCGTCGGCTGGACGGAGGAGGGCTTCGAGAAGCTCATCGCCGCCGACCCCGAGCCGCTGGTCTCCCGCTTCAATGTCAGCCACGCGATGCTGCTCTCGGTGATCGGCCGCCCCGGCAACGCCTTCGAGGCCATGCGCAAGCTGCTGACCGACAACCACGAGGAGCGCTCGGCCCAGCGCCGCCACATCCGCTCCGCGATCGCCATCTACCGCTCACTGGTGGCCGGCGGCGTGGTCGAGCGGCTGCCGGAGCCGGACGCCGAGGGCCGGATCGTCCGCCTCACCGTCGACCTGCAGGAGAACTTCGCCCTCAACCAGCCGCTCTCCATGTTCGCGCTGGCCGCCTTCGAGCTGCTCGACCCGGCCTCGCCGAGCTACGCCATGGACGTGGTCTCGGTGGTCGAGGCGACGCTCGACGACCCGCGCCAGATCCTCGCCTCCCAGCAGAACAAGGCGCGCGGCGAGGCCATCGGCGAGATGAAGCGCGACGGCATCGAGTACGAGGAGCGCATGGAGCGACTCCAGGAGATCACGTACCCGAAGCCGCTGGAGGAGCTGCTCAACCACGCGTACGACGTCTACCGGCGGGCGCACCCCTGGATCGGCGACCACCCGCTGCAGCCGAAGTCCGTGGTCCGCGACCTGTACGAGCGGGCGATGACCTTCACCGACTACGTCGGCCACTACGAGCTGGCCCGCACCGAGGGCATCGTGCTGCGCTACCTGGCCGGCGCGTACAAGGCGCTCGAGCAGACCGTCCCCGAGGACATCAAGACCGACGACCTCAAGGACGTCATCGCCTGGCTCGGAGAGCTGGTCCGCCAGGTCGACTCCAGCCTGCTGGACGAGTGGGAGCAGCTGGCCAACCCGACCGACCCGCAGACCCCCGAGGTCACCCTGGACGACCGCCCGGCACCGGTCACCGCGAACGAGCGGGCCTTCCGGGTGCTGGTGCGCAACGAGATGTTCCGCCGCGTGGAGCTGTGCGCGCTGGAGCACTACGACGAGCTGGGCGAGCTGGACAGCGAGTACGGCTGGGACGCCGACCGCTGGGCGGACGCGATGGACGAGTACTGGGAGGAGCACGACGACCTCGGCACCGGCCCGGACGCGCGCGGCCCCAAGATGCTCATGATCGAGCAGGATGAGGACTCCTGGCGGGTACGCCAGATCTTCGACGACCCGGCCGGGGACCACGACTGGGGCATCAGCGCCGAGGTCGACCTGCACGGTTCGGACGAGGAGGGCCGGGCAGTGCTGCGGGTCACCGCGGTCGACCGGCTCGGCGGCTGA
- a CDS encoding nitrilase-related carbon-nitrogen hydrolase → MSRVVRAALFQTTWTGDTESMIAAHEKAARDAAAQGAQIIGFQEVFNAPYFCQVQEPEHYRWAEPVPDGPTVVRMQALARELGLVIVVPVYEVEQSGFYYNTAAVIDADGSYLGKYRKHHIPQVKGFWEKYYFKPGNLGWPVFDTAVGKVGVYICYDRHFPEGWRALGLGGAEIVYNPSATSRGLSAYLWQLEQPSAAVANEYFIAAINRVGTEEYGDNDFYGTSYFVDPRGQFVGDVASDKDEELVVRDLDMDLIDTVRQQWAFYRDRRPDAYGPLTEA, encoded by the coding sequence ATGAGCCGAGTGGTGCGAGCTGCCCTCTTCCAGACCACCTGGACAGGGGACACGGAGTCGATGATCGCGGCCCATGAGAAGGCCGCCCGGGACGCTGCGGCGCAGGGCGCGCAGATCATCGGCTTCCAGGAGGTCTTCAACGCCCCGTACTTCTGCCAGGTGCAGGAGCCGGAGCACTACCGCTGGGCCGAGCCCGTCCCGGACGGCCCGACCGTGGTCCGGATGCAGGCGCTGGCCCGGGAGCTCGGGCTGGTGATCGTCGTCCCGGTGTACGAGGTCGAGCAGTCCGGCTTCTACTACAACACCGCCGCCGTGATCGACGCCGACGGTTCGTACCTCGGCAAATACCGCAAGCACCACATCCCGCAGGTGAAGGGCTTCTGGGAGAAGTACTACTTCAAGCCCGGCAACCTCGGCTGGCCGGTCTTCGACACCGCCGTCGGCAAGGTCGGCGTCTACATCTGCTACGACCGGCACTTCCCCGAGGGCTGGCGGGCGCTCGGCCTCGGCGGCGCCGAGATCGTCTACAACCCCTCGGCCACCAGCCGGGGCCTGTCGGCGTACCTCTGGCAGCTGGAGCAGCCGTCCGCCGCGGTCGCCAACGAGTACTTCATCGCCGCGATCAACCGGGTCGGCACCGAGGAGTACGGCGACAACGACTTCTACGGCACCTCCTACTTCGTCGACCCGCGCGGCCAGTTCGTCGGTGACGTGGCCTCGGACAAGGACGAGGAGCTGGTGGTCCGCGACCTGGACATGGACCTGATCGACACCGTCCGCCAGCAGTGGGCCTTCTACCGGGACCGCCGCCCGGACGCGTACGGTCCGCTCACCGAAGCCTGA
- the hydA gene encoding dihydropyrimidinase encodes MTRTVIRGGLVITAAEELAADVLIEGEQVVALASSGSSVAEGWTAEHVIDATGQYVIPGGVDAHTHMELPFGGTSASDTFETGTRAAAWGGTTTIVDFAVQSVGGTLREGLDAWHAKAEGNCAIDYAFHMILGDVTEGSLKEMDLLVGEGVTSFKLFMAYPGVFYSDDGKILRAMQRGADNGGLIMMHAENGIAIDVLVEQALAAGKTDPRYHGEVRHELLEAEATHRAIKLAQVAGAPLYVVHVSAASAVAELAAARRQGLNVFGETCPQYLFLSTDNLAEPGFEGAKYVCSTPLRPKEHQAELWKGLRTNDLQVVSTDHCPFCFVGQKELGRGDFSKIPNGLPGVENRMDLLHQAVVDGHISRRRWIEIACATPARMFGLYPRKGTIAPGADADIVVYDPAAVQTVSAATHHMNVDYSAYEGRQLTGKARTVLSRGTVVVDGDRYLGRAGHGRFQPRATCQYLV; translated from the coding sequence GTGACCCGTACGGTGATCCGCGGCGGTCTGGTGATCACGGCAGCCGAGGAGCTGGCGGCCGACGTACTGATCGAGGGGGAGCAGGTCGTCGCCCTCGCCTCGTCCGGCAGCAGCGTCGCCGAGGGCTGGACGGCCGAGCACGTCATCGACGCCACCGGGCAGTACGTCATCCCCGGTGGCGTCGACGCGCACACCCACATGGAGCTGCCGTTCGGCGGCACCTCGGCGTCCGACACCTTCGAGACCGGCACCCGCGCCGCCGCCTGGGGCGGCACCACCACCATCGTCGACTTCGCGGTCCAGTCCGTCGGCGGGACGCTGCGCGAGGGCCTGGACGCCTGGCACGCCAAGGCCGAGGGCAACTGCGCGATCGACTACGCCTTCCACATGATCCTCGGCGACGTCACCGAGGGCAGCCTCAAGGAGATGGACCTCCTGGTGGGGGAGGGCGTGACCTCCTTCAAGCTGTTCATGGCCTACCCCGGCGTCTTCTACAGCGATGACGGCAAGATCCTCCGGGCCATGCAGCGCGGCGCCGACAACGGCGGCCTGATCATGATGCACGCCGAGAACGGCATCGCGATCGACGTCCTGGTCGAACAGGCCCTGGCCGCCGGCAAGACCGACCCGCGCTACCACGGCGAGGTCCGGCACGAACTCCTGGAGGCCGAGGCGACCCACCGCGCCATCAAGCTCGCCCAGGTCGCGGGCGCGCCGCTGTACGTGGTCCACGTCTCGGCGGCATCGGCGGTCGCCGAGCTGGCGGCCGCGCGGCGCCAGGGGCTCAACGTCTTCGGCGAGACCTGCCCGCAGTACCTGTTCCTCTCCACCGACAACCTCGCCGAGCCCGGCTTCGAGGGCGCCAAGTACGTCTGCTCGACGCCGCTGCGACCGAAGGAGCACCAGGCCGAGCTCTGGAAGGGACTGCGCACCAACGACCTGCAGGTCGTCTCCACCGACCACTGCCCGTTCTGCTTCGTCGGCCAGAAGGAACTCGGCCGGGGCGACTTCTCCAAGATCCCCAACGGCCTGCCGGGTGTCGAGAACCGGATGGACCTGCTGCACCAGGCCGTGGTGGACGGGCACATCTCGCGCCGGCGCTGGATCGAGATCGCCTGCGCCACCCCGGCCCGGATGTTCGGCCTCTACCCGCGCAAGGGCACCATCGCCCCCGGCGCCGACGCCGACATCGTCGTCTACGACCCGGCCGCCGTGCAGACGGTCTCGGCCGCCACCCACCACATGAACGTCGACTACTCCGCGTACGAGGGCAGGCAGCTCACCGGCAAGGCCCGCACCGTGCTCTCCCGGGGCACCGTCGTGGTCGACGGCGACCGCTACCTGGGCCGGGCCGGCCACGGCCGCTTCCAGCCGCGTGCCACCTGTCAGTACCTCGTCTGA
- a CDS encoding TIGR03842 family LLM class F420-dependent oxidoreductase has protein sequence MDIGLVLQTDPPAQLLVERMKRAEAAGFTHGWTFDSVVLWQEPFVIYSQILAQTERLIVGPMVTNPATRTWEVTASLFATLNDMFGNRTVCGIGRGDSAMRVAGRSPATLARLSAAMHAIKELAEGRETEVDGTAMHIPWVKPGASLPIWMGAYGPKALALTGQQADGFILQLADPYLTEWMVKAVRDAAAEAGRDPAAVKICVAAPAYVTEDDSPEALAHAREQCRWFGGMVGNHVADLVSRYGEHSSMVPRALTAYIKDRHGYDYSHHGRVDNPDTAFVPDEIVDRFCLIGPPEAQLAKLEHLRSLGVDHFAVYAMHDAVEATIDAYGKSVIPALS, from the coding sequence GTGGACATCGGCCTTGTGCTCCAGACCGACCCGCCGGCCCAGCTGCTCGTGGAGCGCATGAAGCGCGCCGAGGCCGCCGGGTTCACCCACGGGTGGACCTTCGACTCGGTGGTGCTCTGGCAGGAGCCCTTCGTCATCTACAGCCAGATCCTCGCGCAGACCGAACGCCTGATCGTCGGCCCGATGGTCACCAACCCCGCCACCCGCACCTGGGAGGTCACCGCCTCCCTGTTCGCCACCCTCAACGACATGTTCGGCAACCGCACCGTCTGCGGCATCGGCCGCGGCGACTCCGCGATGCGCGTCGCGGGCCGCAGCCCCGCCACCCTGGCCAGGCTCTCCGCCGCCATGCACGCCATCAAGGAGCTCGCCGAGGGCCGGGAGACCGAGGTCGACGGCACCGCCATGCACATCCCGTGGGTCAAGCCCGGCGCCTCCCTGCCGATCTGGATGGGCGCGTACGGGCCCAAGGCGCTCGCCCTGACGGGGCAGCAGGCGGACGGCTTCATCCTGCAGCTGGCCGACCCGTACCTGACGGAGTGGATGGTCAAGGCCGTCCGCGACGCGGCGGCGGAGGCCGGGCGCGACCCGGCCGCCGTCAAGATCTGCGTCGCCGCCCCCGCGTACGTCACCGAGGACGACTCGCCCGAGGCGCTGGCCCACGCCCGTGAGCAGTGCCGCTGGTTCGGCGGCATGGTCGGCAACCACGTGGCCGACCTCGTCTCCCGCTACGGCGAGCACTCCTCGATGGTCCCGAGGGCGCTCACCGCGTACATCAAGGACCGGCACGGCTACGACTACAGTCACCACGGCCGGGTGGACAACCCCGACACCGCCTTCGTCCCGGACGAGATCGTCGACCGCTTCTGCCTGATCGGCCCGCCGGAGGCCCAGCTCGCCAAGCTGGAACACCTGCGGTCCCTGGGCGTCGACCACTTCGCCGTCTACGCCATGCACGACGCCGTCGAGGCGACCATCGACGCGTACGGAAAGAGCGTCATCCCCGCGCTCAGCTGA